The Aphis gossypii isolate Hap1 unplaced genomic scaffold, ASM2018417v2 Contig00531, whole genome shotgun sequence genome has a window encoding:
- the LOC126554513 gene encoding uncharacterized protein LOC126554513, with protein MGRPSKRTQNKKEAIKISRENIVLHLQELEKDKLRKQLSRAPDDIVATNQRKLLNLKSTIKRLKDPVLKKANQIASRKSMLKRLQDPDVKKANQIASRKSMLKRLQDPDVKKANQIASRKSMLKRLQDPVVKKANQIASFKSMLKRLQDPDVKKANQIASRKSMLKRLQDPVVKKANQIANRKSMLKRLQDPDVKKANQIASRKSMLKRLQDPDVKKANQIASRKSMLKRLQDPVIKNANKVASVKNRLKRMENPVFKKTHQIQNVRNMRKRRLPSDSSLCQNVSTKKKNTKFNFL; from the coding sequence atggGACGTCCGAGTAAacgtacacaaaataaaaaagaagcaataaaaatatcacgcGAAAACATTGTTCTTCATTTGCAAGAACTTGAAAAGGATAAATTGAGAAAACAATTAAGCCGTGCGCCTGATGATATTGTTGCtacaaatcaaagaaaattgttaaatttaaaaagtacaataaaacgATTGAAAGACCCAGTTTTAAAGAAAGCTAATCAGATCGCCAGCCGTAAGAGCATGTTGAAACGACTGCAAGATCCGGATGTTAAAAAAGCCAACCAGATCGCCAGTCGTAAGAGCATGTTGAAACGACTGCAAGATCCGGATGTTAAAAAAGCCAACCAGATCGCCAGTCGTAAGAGCATGTTGAAACGACTGCAAGATCCGGTTGTTAAAAAAGCAAACCAGATCGCCAGTTTTAAGAGCATGTTGAAACGACTGCAAGATCCGGATGTTAAAAAAGCCAACCAGATCGCCAGTCGTAAGAGCATGTTGAAACGACTGCAAGATCCGGTTGTTAAAAAAGCAAACCAGATCGCCAATCGTAAGAGCATGTTGAAACGACTGCAAGATCCGGATGTTAAAAAAGCCAACCAGATCGCCAGTCGTAAGAGCATGTTGAAACGACTGCAAGATCCGGATGTTAAAAAAGCCAACCAGATCGCCAGTCGTAAGAGCATGTTGAAACGATTGCAAGAtccagttataaaaaatgcaaacaaGGTTGCCAGTGTGAAGAACAGATTGAAACGAATGGAAAatccagttttcaaaaaaacacatcaaattcaaaatgttcgaAACATGAGAAAGCGAAGATTACCATCAGATAGTAGCCTATGTCAAAATgtatctactaaaaaaaaaaacaccaaattcaatttcttataa